In one window of Limnohabitans sp. MORI2 DNA:
- a CDS encoding GNAT family N-acetyltransferase, with translation MTTVEVRPATMRDAAKIAELYAATAKEAFKTMQTGSKVLPVPEEKNTVYWREAIEFAEPQVQVAVDGSKIVGFVGFDRSRDKGTPNTMGEIWDIYVDAAYWGQGVGLALWDAAREGLQDEGCTHVSIWVPIANDRAMRFHELAGFKREMSSAKTVPMGPVKVEEIRLKQSL, from the coding sequence CTGACAACTGTTGAAGTCCGTCCCGCCACGATGCGCGACGCCGCCAAAATCGCCGAGCTGTACGCAGCCACCGCCAAAGAAGCTTTCAAAACCATGCAAACGGGCAGCAAAGTCTTGCCCGTACCCGAAGAAAAAAACACCGTTTACTGGCGCGAAGCTATTGAATTTGCTGAACCCCAAGTGCAAGTTGCCGTGGACGGCAGCAAGATTGTGGGCTTTGTGGGCTTTGACCGTTCACGTGACAAAGGCACGCCCAACACCATGGGTGAAATTTGGGACATCTATGTCGATGCCGCTTACTGGGGCCAAGGCGTAGGCCTGGCGTTGTGGGATGCTGCCCGTGAAGGCCTGCAAGACGAAGGCTGCACCCATGTGTCTATCTGGGTGCCCATCGCCAATGACCGCGCCATGCGCTTTCACGAACTGGCGGGTTTCAAACGCGAAATGTCGAGCGCCAAGACTGTGCCCATGGGCCCTGTCAAGGTCGAAGAGATTCGCCTAAAGCAATCGCTTTAA
- a CDS encoding DnaJ domain-containing protein — MSEHYAALGLKSDASLSDIKRAFRQKASQFHPDRNSDPDAPARFREVQEAYDVLSDDDKRKAYDDNRRRNLLDDPAQTAREIWGAYFQQVLNRS; from the coding sequence GTGTCTGAACACTACGCCGCCTTAGGTCTCAAAAGCGATGCCTCGCTGTCGGACATCAAACGCGCGTTTCGCCAAAAAGCCTCGCAGTTTCACCCCGACCGCAACAGCGACCCCGATGCACCTGCACGTTTTCGTGAGGTGCAAGAGGCCTATGACGTGCTGTCAGACGACGACAAACGCAAAGCCTATGACGACAACCGTCGCCGTAACTTATTGGACGACCCCGCGCAAACTGCACGCGAAATTTGGGGCGCGTATTTTCAGCAAGTGCTAAACCGCTCCTAA